In Xenorhabdus griffiniae, the genomic window CAGACCCGATTCAACATTCCGCCCAGCCAGCGGTTCAACCTGAGACAGAATCTATCAAATTAGATGATGACGACGAGCCAGCCTCTGAATTTGTCGTTGTTAACGGTCGAACTGTCCGGCATAACGGGATCGATTACCCTGAGAACACGTTGATTGAAGTCTACGGTGAGGATGCTAACCGATTGATTCAGTTGGGCGTTATCGTGAAATTGGATGACCTGAAATCACAGTTATTATCCAACAATCAACAGGGGGCGTAATGCCAATCGACTGGGATAAACATTTGCTCGCACCGCTGCATAAACAATTTGCCGAGCGTGTGAACTGGCGACCTCAATCTGGCGAACCTTACGACATTATGGGCGTGTTTGATCGCGCCTATACTCAGCAGGTGGAATCGCTGGACGGGGACAGCAGTATCAATACCACCAAACCCCTGTTAGGTGTTCGTGATGCGATATTCAAATCCCCGCCTCAACAGCATGACCGTGTGTTTGTGTACAGCATCAATGCTGAATTTACCGTGAGTGACGTGCAACCTGATAGTCACGGTGGAACACATTTGCAACTCAACAGGGTTAAACGTAAACAATGAACGCATCAACTATACGTAATTTGGTCGTTTTGGCACTCATCGGTAAAACGGATGCGAAATCCCGTGTTTATTCCCCGCGCGACTGGTCAACGCGGGGGCGTGACTATCCGTGTATATTGGTGCAAACGCCGTTTGATCATAAAAAATCGCTGGGCCGTAATATTCCGCAGTTTAATACCGTAACCACCGTCAGGGTCACAGGCAGAATAGAGGAATTTGACGACGATACTGATAGCGGTGCGGAACAGGCAGAACTGGCACTGGAGGCATTGCGGGAGCAAATCGAGCGGGCGGTAATCAACAGCTATGACCTGACAAAAGAAGTCCAACAGTTTGCTGAAATTCGGTCACAAATTGATATCGATGCCAGTGGCGAGGGACATTTTGCGCAGCTCCTGATGGACATTGATATCGAATACTATCAGGGACCGGAGGATTTTTACCCCATTGAGGCAAATCCGCTGGCGAGCATAGACATCACTGTCGCTATGCCTGAGCACACACCAGAACCCCATATTCATATTAATCTGGAGTAATTCCATGCTTGTAAAACCCGTTGCTGGGCGGCGTGTTCGCTGCCCGGTCAGGGGCGAGTTTTTGCCCGAATCCGGTGCAGATGTGCCGGATAATTTGTTTTGGCATCGCCGATTAAGAGATGGCGACGTCGAAATTTATCAGATGGTTGCTGAAACCAAAGTTGCCAAAAAAGGCACTCAGGAGACTGAATAATGGCAATTCCTTTTTCCCGAATTCCCAATAACCTCAGAACGCCACTGTTTTTTGTGGAATTCGATAACTCGATGGCGAATAGTGCCACAGCAACCCAGCGCTCGCTCATTATCGGGCAAATGCTGGATAATGCGGCGGCAACGCCAGATATTCCGGTACGTATTTCCTCCGCAGAACAGGCTGCCTCACAGTGTGGTCACGGCTCATTACTGCATGGTATGACCGCCGCGTATCTGGCAAACGATCAGGCCGCGGAGTTGTGGGTGCTGCCCCTGAAAGACGGCGATAATTTGCTGTCTGCCAGAGGGTCGATTGAGATCACCTCCCAGTCAACCCATGCGGGCGTGATTTCACTGTATATAGCCGGACAGCGTGTGCAGGTCACGGTCATGGCAACGGATAAAATGCCGCAGATCGCCGAGTCTCTGGCTACCGCAATTAACCGTAAAATTGCTCTGCCAGTGACCGCAACCGCGGCCAATAACACGGTCACATTGACCGCGAAAAACAAAGGCGTACACGGTAACGGCATGGATATCAGCCTTAATTATCGGGGGCAGGCAGGCGGTGAGGAAACTCCAGTAGGTATGGCGTTACGTATCACCCCAATGGCAGGCGGTGCGGGCGCCCCAGAGTTGAAAAATGGACTGGCTAACCTCAGCGATCGGGCGTTTGATTTTATCGTCAACCCGTATACTGATACGACGTCACTCGATGAACTCAAATCATTTTTATCCGATACCGGTGGGCGTTGGTCATGGGAAAATCAACTCTACGGCCATTCATTCAGTGCAGTGAGTGGCACCTACGGGGAACTGGCAGATACTGGTGAACGCCGGAATAACCAGCACGAATCGCTGCTGGGGGTCACCAAATCCCCATCCCCCAATTACATTTGGGCGGCGGCAATCGCTGGCGCAACAGCACCGAGTTTGCGTAATGACCCCGGCAGGCCGCTGCAAACATTGCCTGTCATGGGTGTATTGCCTCCCGCAGCAGAAAATCAGCTCGACCTGATTGATCGCAATAACCTGCTGCACAGTGGGATTTCGACGTTTACGGTGGCTGATGATGGCACGGTACAGATAGAAAACGTAATCAGCACCTACCAGAAAAACCCCTACGGCGACAATGACGACAGCTATTTGCAGATAGAAACGTTGTTTTTGCTGATGTTCGTCTCGCGCTATATCCGCACGCAAATTACGTCAAAATTTGGGCGAATGAAACTGGCAAAAGACGGCACCCGTTTTGCACCCGGTTCTGCCATCGTCACGCCTAATATTGTCCGAGCGGAACTCATCGCTCAGTACCGGACACTGGAATATAACGGCTATGTGCAGGACGCTAAATCATTTGCAGACGGACTGCGAGTCGAGGTGAACGCACACAACCCGAACCGTCTGGATGTCCTCTGGACAGGCACCTTGATCAACCAGTTGAGAGTGTTCGCACTGCTCAATCAATTCCGTCTGCAACCGACGTCATGAGGTAACTATGGGAAATACAAGTAGAAGGTTGGCGGGTACAGCCTACGTCACGGTAGATGGTATGTCCATTATGGTTGTGGGGGATTTTACCTACAGCCCCTCAACCGTCACCCGCGAGACATTAACCGGCATGGATTCTGTGCATGGGTATAAAGAAAAACCCAACGTGCCGTATATTTCCTGCCGGGTACGTGACAGTGGTGGGACCACGGTCGCAGATTTTAACAACCAGACCAATGCCACCATTGTGGCAGAGCTGGGGAATGGCAAAACCATCATCGGTGAAGGCATGTGGACGGTGAACACGCAGGAAGTGCGCAGCGAAGATGCGGAGTTCGAGGTTCGTTGGGAAGGTGTCTCGGTGACTGAAAACTAGGAGTTAACGTGGAAAAGACAAAAATTATACGGTTAGATACGCCAATTGAAGATAAAGGCCAAAAGATCACTTACGAAGAGCTTCATTTGCGGGAACCCTGCCTAATAGAAGTTGAGCAGTTTTACGATGCACAGGCGAAGAATCTTAATAGCTCTCTTCCAGCAATGCGTCGGTTGATCGCTTTGGTGAGCGGAGCCACAGAAACCGCATTAAACCGGATGTCTATCTCTGACTTCAATCAATGTCGGGAGTTTCTTTTAGTTTTTTTGTCGGGAAAGCCGGACTTCAACAGTGGCAGCGACTAGCGGCAGAGGTCACGTATTTTTATAAATGGGGGCCACAGGCTGCGTGGCTCCTGAGTCGGTCACGTCTCAATTGGTGGGCTGAACAGGCAGAACGAATCATGAATGCAGGGGGAGGCAATGGCTAATGTATTTGATTTTCAAATGAATGCGGATGAAAACGTCACCAAAACGATTGCAGAAATGGAGATGCAGCTAAAAAATCTGTATCCATCATTGAGAGGCGTTCGGGAAGAGTTACGTTTTGGCGGTAGTGAAACGCTGGATAATGTTGGCTCCGTCAGTGATAAATTGCGCGACATGTCGCAATTTGCCAAAGATAACGTTCAGCACATCGGGGCGATTATTCCCCCATTGAAAAATGTCGGAGAACTTACCGTTAAGTATGGCGGTCTAATGAAAAAATATGGTGGGATCGTCGGTGGTGTTGGCGCTATCGGGTATGGAGCAACAAAACTGTATCAAGGTATGCGGGATGCCGGCAAGGAAGCCATTACTCGCAGTACAAGAGCAAAGAATGCCGGAATGAGTGTAGCGGATTTTACCCGTCTATCTGGGGCTATGCAGATTTCTACCGGGTCTTCAATGGATGAGACGGATCAGTCTGTCGAATCACTGTATTCCGTGCTGCAAAACGCCCTCACAAACAGAAACAGCTCAACAAAAACTCAGCTGAATGAAATTGGCGTAGAAATAGCAAAGAATAAAAATGGTAACGCGGATGTTTACAAGACAATGAAAAACCTCGCGGCAAAATGGAACAACATAGTACCAGAAACGCAAAATACGCTACGTGAGCATTTGGGGTTAGATGACAATACCTTATCATTCCTGAGAGATGGCGGACAGAAAATAAATGGCAAGCTAAAAATAGAGGAATTACTGGATAAATCCGAGCAGTTTGGACTAACTATACAAGATAAGGCCAATGAACAAATTGAAGCCGTCGGGGCGCGCATCAATGAAGCCGAAGCCAGAGTCGCAGGTACGTTGAGGGACTGGAAAAATGATATGTTGCTGACGAGCGTTGGTCAATGGGACAAGGCAAAAGCAGCGGCTCAAGATAAGAATCCGGTTCATGGTTTTTTGGCAGGAACAGGCACATTCTTTAATCCGCTCGGCTTTAATAACGGTGGCGACCAGCTAGCATTACTGAAAAAAGCAAAAAAAGATGATGAATTCAGGAAGACACTGGGCTTTAAAGAAAAAACGGATTTATTGCTTGAATATGCGTCAGAAGACTTAATCAAAAAATTAAATGCGTATTATTTCCCGAATGAAAAACCCAGTCATGTGGGTGAGAAAGTGCCTGATATGCCTGCGGTAAAAACGCCTGACTATCCGAATCCCAATCAGCGTAAAAAAAACGGCAAAACCACTCGCGGTGAGCGGAATAAAAACCCCGGCAATCTACGAGATGCCTCTAATACTATTGGTAGGGATGGTCCTAATCCTAAAAATAGTTTTGTCCAATTCAGAACGATGCATGATGGATTATCAGCCATGAGCCGCCAATTAATGCTCTATGGTGATAGAGGGATTGATACGTTAAACCGTATTATCCATAAGTATGCACCTACATTAGATAATAATGACACGTTTGGTTATATTGATTTTGTGTCTAAACGGACGGGGATTAACCCGAATGAACGGTTAAATATGCATGACCCCGCACTTATTGAACGACTTATGAAGCCCATGATTTTCAAGGAAAGTGAGTTGCAGTTTAGCTCTGAAACATTACAAAGTGCAATTATGGACTCAATTCATGATCCGCGCTGGGCGGGATTACGGTCAAAGGAAAATCTGCAACGCCAACGGCTCTGGTACGAGTATAACCATGAACAACCGCCCGTTTATAGCCAGAACAGGGTAGTTGAAAAGAACGAGGAAACAATCAATAAAAAACAATCGGAACAGCCAGCGACACCCCTACTCTACAGTCAGGACAAACGGGCTGAATACGATGAAGAATCCGCGAGAAAGATAGCGAAAGCCGTTCAGGACGCTATAGGAACCAAGCCGTTTCAGATAGAAATTACTCTACATGGTGATAAAACCGAGCAGCGTCAGCAGATTAAGTTAAATTCTGCCGGAAAAGTCACAACCTCCATGCGTTATCCTTGAAAATGACTTATATTTCATCATTAATGTGATTTTCATCATCATTATTAATGAGGTTATAAATGCATAGATTTGGGCGTTTTCTATTACTTATTGGTATTATCTGGCTGGTTGTGGCTCTAAACATGGGAACTACTGTCTCTTCTTATGGTGAAACTGTTCATAACATAGGGTTAGTATCAAGTAAGCAAAACCACGTTATTATAGGGTGTTTTATTATCCTTTATGGGTTGTTGGTTACTTTGTTCTACAGTAAAAAGTGATGTTACCCAATATGCAGTATTTTATTGATAAGGTCATCTCATGAGGAAATTATTTCTAACATTATTCTTTATGCCATTTATGGTAAATGCAGCTTGGATTACAAATGTAGAAGAAAGCATTTTTGGTGATAATAGTGCAATTCTTATAGGAGAGCTCAA contains:
- a CDS encoding head-tail joining protein, coding for MPIDWDKHLLAPLHKQFAERVNWRPQSGEPYDIMGVFDRAYTQQVESLDGDSSINTTKPLLGVRDAIFKSPPQQHDRVFVYSINAEFTVSDVQPDSHGGTHLQLNRVKRKQ
- a CDS encoding ATP-binding protein; the encoded protein is MNASTIRNLVVLALIGKTDAKSRVYSPRDWSTRGRDYPCILVQTPFDHKKSLGRNIPQFNTVTTVRVTGRIEEFDDDTDSGAEQAELALEALREQIERAVINSYDLTKEVQQFAEIRSQIDIDASGEGHFAQLLMDIDIEYYQGPEDFYPIEANPLASIDITVAMPEHTPEPHIHINLE
- a CDS encoding DUF2635 domain-containing protein, whose translation is MLVKPVAGRRVRCPVRGEFLPESGADVPDNLFWHRRLRDGDVEIYQMVAETKVAKKGTQETE
- a CDS encoding phage tail sheath subtilisin-like domain-containing protein, whose translation is MAIPFSRIPNNLRTPLFFVEFDNSMANSATATQRSLIIGQMLDNAAATPDIPVRISSAEQAASQCGHGSLLHGMTAAYLANDQAAELWVLPLKDGDNLLSARGSIEITSQSTHAGVISLYIAGQRVQVTVMATDKMPQIAESLATAINRKIALPVTATAANNTVTLTAKNKGVHGNGMDISLNYRGQAGGEETPVGMALRITPMAGGAGAPELKNGLANLSDRAFDFIVNPYTDTTSLDELKSFLSDTGGRWSWENQLYGHSFSAVSGTYGELADTGERRNNQHESLLGVTKSPSPNYIWAAAIAGATAPSLRNDPGRPLQTLPVMGVLPPAAENQLDLIDRNNLLHSGISTFTVADDGTVQIENVISTYQKNPYGDNDDSYLQIETLFLLMFVSRYIRTQITSKFGRMKLAKDGTRFAPGSAIVTPNIVRAELIAQYRTLEYNGYVQDAKSFADGLRVEVNAHNPNRLDVLWTGTLINQLRVFALLNQFRLQPTS
- a CDS encoding phage tail tube protein, translated to MGNTSRRLAGTAYVTVDGMSIMVVGDFTYSPSTVTRETLTGMDSVHGYKEKPNVPYISCRVRDSGGTTVADFNNQTNATIVAELGNGKTIIGEGMWTVNTQEVRSEDAEFEVRWEGVSVTEN
- a CDS encoding phage tail assembly protein, giving the protein MEKTKIIRLDTPIEDKGQKITYEELHLREPCLIEVEQFYDAQAKNLNSSLPAMRRLIALVSGATETALNRMSISDFNQCREFLLVFLSGKPDFNSGSD